In Salvelinus alpinus chromosome 30, SLU_Salpinus.1, whole genome shotgun sequence, a single genomic region encodes these proteins:
- the LOC139560506 gene encoding LOW QUALITY PROTEIN: zinc finger protein 644-like (The sequence of the model RefSeq protein was modified relative to this genomic sequence to represent the inferred CDS: deleted 2 bases in 1 codon), whose amino-acid sequence MSDLTGIDEEEKDADPMMDPLDLLHDPMRNQMPLFMEMLDRPQTSPMRENSNVLDVLSNTNVLSVNGPSHQIFESDEFNSLSTEKEEEKSITQLKTVQDIDTTGIWGFDVESSENSMDNYEGPLSWDPQREFMQFLWENHDDSPVEEPPKADPPPNSQRRRKRKMDMVVMVDPSEELYSDLSLKSTKDIFDEEDQEDPVPINKVQLLRKSSKPQSPTVKKAQYPNGTVEAIKQLIFSAPARNPHEQSVAHKPTPLNGKPQTDHCSEEEPLFFPCTKCNINFKEKNHLHRHMRTHTDPPSPINMPKPFICRECGQSFRFRNALLRHMTIHQERRERLMEEIKGMNELKDEGTDARLQCPQCAFGTNCPNTFIQHAKTHEKDKRYYDCKKCNYMAVTVFELERHMNKEHDLCKNQEEPPEKPSMLKSKEDDETHHSYSCNCCSYGTSSKNVFKNHLAIRHNQTYEEYEALQGRERKEYAQPPFEKHLPIRKLPVVDSFTSELTSKFSVKKQAFRKRTDSPCDSNDISDLFKKDKIVHRAQRGFKSQPTESKLDKSINNLLSRQRRDKQRNEKIDVTTGFSFIEDRNGDNNDHDFGRTLSGISENPNSSSNSHKYLLASKLENNILNSVCEKAVMKKSPSKRKMSTPYRNTVDQDSCLILPQNLQSPKMLNMVEDMEEEDRDDKDVFQYSDYATDANTKLLDKSEIKQDKPYIVNSFSRRMSMRGVLGTSEDMFEKGQDWQSQQKLVVKEECIETHIFGETLAPNSVPLSESFLDPDSEGSGERKTCPYCPAMFESGVGLSNHVRGHLHRVGLSYNARHVVSREQVASQDRKPRIRRKMVAMQRLKVPKLGSEDSPVRGHSCPLCGDSFDNKTGLSNHVRGHLKRLGKTIATKSKSPMLLLRELMRDKREFQRALQILGKKRIASHSRIPSKQAISNHLTPPKRNPIQNLYNNAKSLVPTYSLPGETLDKKQAETKLEVKGSLSSALIGILKKRKCQVDSKLRTSSLTARNALSVPPSTEHSRGAQVNSTLSNSTSEKGEFNRKVCVHCNATFHSGVSLSNHLRAYAKRKRTALLEGTTYDCKQRRQRSRPGSKKKTSPTTPHAPEEMYRLTCRFCDLVFQGPLSVQEDWIKHLQRHIMNTSVPHTGAGMREVTSLPKDPSPPTERQTPSLATHTAS is encoded by the exons ATGTCTGATCTGACCGGTATTGATGAAGAAGAAAAAGATGCAGATCCTATGATGGACCCCTTAGATCTCCTTCATGATCCAATGAGAAATCAGATGCCCTTGTTTATGGAAATGTTGGACAGACCTCAGACTTCTCCAATGAGAGAAAATAGCAATGTCCTTGATGTTCTCTCAAACACAAATGTGTTGTCTGTGAATGGACCTTCACACCAGATCTTCGAATCAGATGAATTCAATAGCTTGTCAACAGAAAAGGAGGAGGAAAAGAGTATTACTCAGTTGAAGACTGTGCAGGACATTGACACTACAGGGATATGGGGTTTCGATGTGGAATCTTCTGAAAACTCAATGGATAATTATGAGGGTCCCCTAAGCTGGGACCCTCAGAGAGAATTCATGCAGTTTCTATGGGAAAACCATGATGATTCTCCTGTGGAGGAGCCACCAAAGGCAGATCCTCCCCCAAATAGCCAAAGGAGGAGGAAACGCAAAATGGACATGGTGGTCATGGTAGATCCCTCAGAGGAACTTTACTCTGATTTGAGCCTCAAGTCAACAAAAGACATATTTGATGAGGAGGATCAAGAAGACCCTGTTCCCATCAACAAGGTCCAATTATTAAGAAAAAGCTCCAAACCTCAATCACCGACAGTGAAGAAAGCCCAGTATCCCAATGGAACTGTAGAGGCCATCAAGCAACTGATTTTCAGTGCGCCAGCAAGAAATCCACATGAGCAAAGCGTGGCTCACAAGCCTACGCCATTGAATGGGAAACCGCAGACAGACCATTGTTCAGAGGAAGAGCCATTGTTTTTTCCTTGCACAAAGTGCAACATCAATTTCAAGGAGAAGAACCATTTGCACCGGCACATGAGGACTCACACAGATCCGCCCAGTCCTATCAACATGCCAAAGCCTTTTATATGCAGGGAGTGTGGACAGTCGTTCCGCTTTCGCAACGCCCTCCTTCGGCATATGACCATACaccaggagagaagggagagactcATGGAGGAAATCAAGGGCATGAATGAATTGAAGGATGAGGGCACAGATGCAAGGCTACAGTGCCCCCAGTGCGCTTTTGGAACAAATTGTCCAAATACTTTTATTCAACATGCTAAGACTCATGAGAAGGACAAGCGGTACTATGACTGTAAGAAGTGTAACTACATGGCTGTGACAGTGTTTGAACTTGAGAGACACATGAACAAGGAGCACGATCTCTGTAAAAACCAGGAAGAGCCGCCGGAGAAACCCAGTATGTTAAAGTCAAAGGAAGATGATGAAACGCATCATTCTTACTCCTGTAACTGTTGTTCTTATGGCACCTCAAGCAAAAACGTATTCAAAAATCATCTTGCGATTCGTCATAATCAGACATACGAAGAATATGAAGCTTTGCAGGGTAGAGAAAGAAAGGAGTATGCACAACCACCTTTTGAGAAGCACCTCCCCATTAGGAAACTCCCAGTAGTAGATTCCTTTACTTCAGAGCTGACATCCAAATTCTCTGTAAAAAAACAGGCTTTCAGAAAAAGAACAGATTCCCCTTGTGATTCAAATGACATTTCCGATCTTTTCAAAAAGGATAAGATTGTTCACAGAGCACAAAGGGGATTCAAGTCTCAACCCACGGAGTCAAAACTTGACAAGTCAATAAATAATCTGCTGTCTCGACAAAGACGTGACAAGCAGAGGAATGAAAAAATTGATGTCACCACAGGTTTTTCTTTTATCGAGGACAGAAACGGGGACAACAATGATCATGATTTTGGAAGAACATTATCAGGAATTTCAGAAAATCCAAATTCTTCCTCTAATAGCCACAAATATTTATTGGCATCTAAGTTGGAGAATAATATATTAAATTCTGTCTGTGAAAAGGCCGTTATGAAAAAGTCCCCTTCCAAAAGAAAAATGTCCACCCCTTATCGcaatactgttgaccaggactctTGCTTAATTTTACCCCAAAATTTGCAAAGTCCAAAGATGCTAAATATGGTGGAAGATATGGAAGAGGAAGACCGTGATGATAAGGATGTGTTCCAGTACAGTGACTATGCCACAGATGCCAACACTAAACTTCTTGATAAAAGTGAAATCAAGCAAGATAAACCGTACATTGTTAATTCCTTTAGCAGAAGAATGTCTATGAGGGGAGTCCTTGGAACCTCTGAAGACATGTTTGAGAAAGGTCAAGACTGGCAGTCTCAGCAGAAGCTTGTTGTCAAGGAAGAGTGCATCGAAACACATATTTTTGGAGAGACCCTTGCGCCTAACTCAGTACCTCTAAGTGAATCCTTTTTAGATCCTGATTCGGAAGGTAGTGGGGAGCGGAAGACCTGCCCTTACTGTCCTGCAATGTTTGAGTCAGGTGTGGGATTATCCAATCACGTGAGAGGGCATCTTCATAGGGTTGGACTGAGTTACAATGCACGCCACGTGGTATCAAGGGAGCAAGTGGCTTCTCAAGATCGGAAGCCCCGCATCCGTCGAAAGATGGTAGCAATGCAACGACTGAAAG TGCCCAAGTTGGGGTCCGAGGACTCTCCGGTCCGAGGGCACTCCTGTCCATTATGTGGGGACTCTTTTGATAATAAGACTGGGCTGTCCAACCATGTTCGGGGCCATCTGAAACGGCTCGGCAAAACCATTGCCACTAAGTCCAAGTCCCCAATGTTGTTGCTCCGGGAGCTGATGCGTGACAAGAGAGAGTTCCAGAGAGCTCTGCAGATTCTGGGCAAAAAACGGATCGCCTCCCATTCCAGAATCCCCTCAAAGCAGGCCATATCTAATCATCTGACACCTCCTAAACGGAATcccatccagaacctctacaaCAATGCCAAATCACTGGTGCCCACATATTCTCTACCAGGGGAAACATTGGATAAGAAACAGGCAGAGACTAAGTTGGAGGTGAAAGGTTCACTCTCGAGTGCCTTGATAGGAATTCTGAAGAAGAGGAAGTGTCAGGTGGACTCAAAGTTGAGGACTTCCTCTCTAACTGCAAGAAACGCCCTGTCAGTTCCCCCCAGTACAGAGCACAGTAGAGGAGCACAAGTAAACTCAACACTCTCAAACTCTACATCAG AGAAAGGTGAATTCAACAGGAAGGTGTGTGTTCATTGCAATGCAACCTTCCACAGCGGTGTTAGTCTGTCCAATCACTTGCGGGCATACGCAAAACGAAAGAGAACTGCCTTGCTGGAGGGAACAA CGTATGACTGTAAACAAAGGAGGCAGAGATCGAGGCCTGGTTCCAAGAAGAAGACATCCCCTACTACGCCACACGCACCAGAGGAGATGTATAGACTAACCTGCAG ATTCTGTGACCTAGTCTTCCAGGGCCCTTTGTCGGTCCAGGAGGACTGGATAAAGCATCTACAAAGGCACATTATGAATACCAGTGTCCCCCACACAGGGGCAGGCATGAGGGAGGTCACCTCATTGCCAAAGGACCCTTCTCCACCA ACTGAAAGACAGACCCCATCACTGGCAACTCACACTGCCTCCTAA